One genomic region from Papaver somniferum cultivar HN1 unplaced genomic scaffold, ASM357369v1 unplaced-scaffold_24, whole genome shotgun sequence encodes:
- the LOC113340839 gene encoding uncharacterized protein LOC113340839, with translation MEGKCQEKEAFIMEASVLLRMDGYENYKQRDNKMVQACSHAALFCCVFHIGSFELYLHPTSLFPIANSKRNLTHLNAHHRITHFTTLITVTTIQENSGLSLFTHVKCESTKLNFHRFPIRLPHPLLDTKPLGQPDIDGESEKSEPRSTWTILSFSLILPFVPPHKSSSFSSSFIHLHLYQILNLTLCKSKISVLMATSAISFRPVIKASSLGNGKADLSKQRTQASPPSSANWWTPIFGWKQETDYIENSSSSKPSGSGSANKFMPGCFTEEKAKQLRIKAMESANFHDIMYHSAIASRLASDVPIRNDL, from the exons ATGGAAGGAAAATGTCAGGAAAAAGAGGCGTTCATTATGGAAGCTAGTGTCTTGCTGCGAATGGACGGCTATGAAAACTACAAACAAAGAGATAACAAAATGGTCCAGGCTTGTTCACATGCAGCACTCTTTTGTTGCGTCTTTCACATCGGCAGCTTCGAGTTGTATCTGCATCCTACGTCCCTGTTTCCTATAGCTAATTCCAAACGAAAC TTAACCCACCTTAACGCTCATCATCGTATTACCCACTTTACTACTCTCATCACCGTCACAACAATCCAAGAAAACTCGGGTTTATCACTTTTCACTCACGTTAAATGCGAGTCAACAAAATTAAATTTCCACCGGTTTCCTATTCGCCTTCCTCATCCCCTACTAGACACAAAGCCTCTTGGTCAACCTGATATAGACGGTGAAAGCGAAAAAAGCGAACCTAGATCCACGTGGACAATCTtatccttttccttaattttacctTTTGTTCCTCCCCATAAATCCTCCTCCTTTTCCTCCTCAtttattcatcttcatctttaccaaATTCTGAATCTCACTCTCTGCAAATCCAAAATCTCAGTTTTAATGGCGACATCTGCAATTTCATTCCGTCCAGTAATCAAAGCTTCTTCATTAGGCAATGGAAAAGCTGATTTGAGCAAACAAAGGACTCAAGCTTCTCCACCTTCATCAGCTAATTGGTGGACACCAATTTTTGGTTGGAAACAAGAAACTGATTATATCGAGAATTCCTCATCATCAAAACCTTCTGGTTCTGGATCTGCTAATAAATTCATGCCTGGTTGTTTTACTGAAGAGAAAGCTAAACAACTTCGTATCAAAGCAATGGAATCTGCTAATTTTCATGATATTATGTATCATTCTGCTATTGCTTCTCGTCTTGCTTCTGATGTTCCCATCCGTAATGATCTCTAG